One Leguminivora glycinivorella isolate SPB_JAAS2020 chromosome 15, LegGlyc_1.1, whole genome shotgun sequence genomic window, ATCCTAACCTCTCATAGTAGCGGGTGCTACAGGGTGCGGTAAAACCACCCAGCTTCCGCAACTAGTGTTAGAGCACTGTCAGCAACACAAGCAGCCTGCTCGGATCTACTGCACGCAGCCGCGCCGTCTGTCCGCCGTGTCCGTCGCAGAGCGGGTGAGACAATCCTAACCTCTCATAGTAGCGGGTGCTACAGGGTGCGGTAAAACCACCCAGCTTCCGCAACTAGTGCTAGAGCACTGTCAGCAACACAAGCAGCCTGCTCGGATTTACTGCACGCAGCCGCGCCGTCTGTCCGCCGTGTCCGTCGCAGAGCGGGTGAGACAATCCTAACCTATTATAGTAGCGGGTGCTACAGGGTGCGGTAAAACCACCCAGCTTCCTCAACTAGTGCTAGAGCACTGTCAGCAACACAAGCAGCCTGCTCGGATCTACTGCACGCAGCCGCGCCGTCTGTCCGCCGTGTCCGTCGCAGAGCGGGTGAGACAATCCTAACCTCTCATAGTAGCGGGTGCTACAGGGTGCGGTAAAACCACCCAGCTTCCGCAACTAGTGTTAGAGCACTGTCAGCAACACAAGCAGCCTGCTCGGATCTACTGCACGCAGCCGCGCCGTCTGTCCGCCGTGTCCGTCGCAGAGCGGGTGAGACAATCCTAACCTCTCATAGTAGCGGGTGCTACAGGGTGCGGTAAAACCACCCAGCTTCCGCAACTAGTGTTAGAGCACTGTCAGCAACACAAGCAGCCTGCTCGGATCTACTGCACGCAGCCGCGCCGTCTGTCCGCCGTGTCCGTCGCAGAGCGGGTGAGACAATCCTAACCTCTCATAGTAGCGGGTGCTACAGGGTGCGGTAAAACCACCCAGCTTCCGCAACTAGTGCTAGAGCACTGTCAGCAACACAAGCAGCCTGCTCGGATCTACTGCACGTAGCCGCGCCGTCTGTCCGCCGTGTCCGTCGCGGAGCGGGTGAGTAAGACATCATTAATTCTTGTATGTAGTTATGTAAAGtttctttattttacaaaacataaaatatggcACATcatacaaaaggcgaacttatccctctAAAGTCTAACCTTTGAGTTGGTTACTTGTACCAAACAGTTATATCAGTCTTCCAAAAGTGACTGCAAATAATAATCCCCAAGTTGTACCTATTGACAATTTACCACCCTAGTTCACAATGGTTCATAATTGCGGTGAAAAAATCTACCTTACTAGACCAGTCTCTTTccgacttgtcatattagacattgacttccgcttgtaactttcagttttgagaaatgggcctctGTAAGCCTTTCACGAACACAAGTTTTCTTGTTGAATTTACATCATCGTGTTGTGACTACAATAAAAgttagaaataaaattacatgAATTTGTATTTGAGTTCCCGAAatcagaaatatttattgttcaAACTGTTTAGGTACCTGTACAGGAAGTTTAAAGTAACACTAGGTGAATTTTTGAGAAGTATTAACAATAgactacttgcctcctagtcaaattagcttctttttaagaactgtcaaaacgaatttgaacgacttgcttatatggaattaatatgaaatcgaatcgagtgacatcacggtcaactgatttactttatatattctatgtgatttataaaatataaactgtaattaaaaataacttcagtccctgtttttcttataatcatCTGATGCTTTGTTTcgtgcataaaatattttattttaagtacagtcaagttgcctattTTAACCTttctgtaatagtacattacatcagaggccgggaaaatgaggatttccggccaagtgggtatatacggccgagcgaggccggatagggatacgaggccgggaatccgttttcacgccgaggcatgtatagtgcttttctcaaacatacaatgaaataaaaaaaaaatgctctaaaggacaatattttataaaaaaaagttactttgcaggcctaggcttgaaaaataatatgaaattcctttacagtcctctcgagttgttgtgcccaaaaagcgatacttcccagcccattttaaggaacgtaaagagaatatttcattgcatgtttgagaaaatcaATTTTTTAATATTGGCAGGTAGCGTACGAGCGTATGGAGAAGATCGGGCAGAGCATCGGCTACCAGATCCGCTTAGAATCTCGCGTGAGCCCCCGCACCGTGCTCACCTACTGCACCAACGGGCTCCTGCTGCGGACTCTCATGTGCACCGACACACAGCTGGCTGGTGAGTTATTATACGCTACtttcctagtcaaatcagcttctttttaagaactgtcaaaacgattttgaacgacttgctaatatggaattcatatgaaatcgaattgagtgacgtcacggtcaactgatttactttatatatttctatctgatttataaaatataaattggagttaaaaataacttctgtccctgtttttcttataattatctgatgctttatttcgtgcatggtttaaaatgttttattttaagtacagtcaagttgctTATTGTAgttaccaaggattatttatataagacTAGCTTtatcccgcggcttcgctcgcgttagaaagaggcaaaaagtagcctatgacactccATCTCTTctgtccacttaaaaaattacgtcaattcgtcgctccgttttgccgtgaaggacggacaaacaaacagacacacacactttcccatttataatattagtatggatatggatttacaatcttcatactaagaatcgtacctcaaatttttagcgccacctattaaatactatcataactacactgatgatgcctacaaatttatatttttcaaaatgtgtattgacgtgatatcatgatattaaaataaagaagcatatcatttgttcttataaaaaataaaaacacgcaaaaatatttggggaaaatatgatttagaCCATTTCCAGGCTGCgagacagcgccatctagtaagCCTacaaggcccatacatttcaggggtacgcttttttgtatgggctttgtctgtccgttatatcgtccttggtagttactagtgatgtgcaagttgcggaaactttccaaaaaaatcataaatttcttggaaaattcacgaaactttcacgaaaaataaagggaatttaaaatgaaatggaaagtttccatccatacaattgtccatacaaagtatggaaagtttccgaagttttcctatgtgaaaatttcagaattttggaaactttccgtcggcacatcagtagtagTTACTAAGGTGAAGGGTCGGCAAAAGGGTCGAGCTTTTAGGTTACGGGGACCGACCGCGCGGGGCTCGCACCGGactaatatgtaggtattaagttcagggagcgttttagcgTCGCGGACGGGTCCGCGCGGACTAAAACATCATACAAATTAGCCATGCGGATAGCCATCGGACGGTCCTGTTCAAACTGAAACcagccttacggctcagccacgacattggtctaagcgcgacagcggtgagcggcggccatacattggagcgagacactgcgatgggacttttcattcgcacgtatggctgccgctcaccgctgtcgcgcttagaccaatgtcgtggctgggccgttagagaCGGACCAGTTGAATGTTCTTTTGAAAGGAGTCTTTACTCATTGATGTACTGTTGTAAACTCCAAAAACTTGACATCTAGGTACCTCTAATcactctcatcatcatcatcctgtcCCGGCCGGTTTCGGCCTCAGCGACTAGGTTTGGAAAGGCTATTGAGAGTGACAGCCGTGAGCTCTCAGGTAGCTGACGTAGCCTAGCCTAATCAATCTAATAGTCTGCCAGATCCATCTAGAACTTTGTGTGAAGACACATTGCTGATATTTCAATCTGAGATTCCAACAAGAATTCGTCCTTATTTTGCAATAATTGGGACAATAAGGAGCctttacggcccggccacgacattggtctaagcgcgacagcggtgagcggcagccatacgtgcgaatgaaaagtcccatcgctgtgtctcgctccaatgtatggccgccgctcaccactGTCGCGCATAGGCATGATATAACACATATTAGTCTGTATACATTTTCATTTCTTTTGTAATTCCAGGAGTGACGCACGTATTCGTGGATGAGGTGCATGAGCGAGACAAATTCAGTGACTTCCTGCTCATCGCGCTTCGGGACGCATTACCAAGATGCAAGGATCTCAAGCTGATTCTCATGTCAGCGACCATGGACACGCAAATCTTCTCCAGGTCAGATTTACTATTCTCGAATCTTCTTCCACGTGTTGTATTAGCTCCGACGCAGTTTTTGCTAAGTCGCAGCAGCTACTTAGGACAGGACATATTACGTACGAGACAGAACGGGAGGAAACGTTCAGTGAATTTTAGCTCATCGCACTACGGTGATATAAGAACTTCAAGCTCATGCTTATGTTCAATAaatcaaataattatgtaattgaaATCCAGTAAGACGTAAAAATAccttacgataaataaataaatttaattattgtcCATCCTTTTTCTAATCAAcataatttttgtactttattGCAGATATTTCAACAACTGCCCAGTGATAACCATTCCCGGTCGCTTGCACGAGGTGCAACGCTACTACCTGGAAGACATCCTGAAACTCACGCAGTACCGCACAAAGAAAATGGTGCAAGCTGAAAGAGAGCTCAAAAATAAACTCAAGTCGGGGCAGAGCTACTGGTCACATCTCGAAGGTACACTTATACTAGTCTAGATATTTTAGTAACTGCCcctaataggctactagactcaaatctaatttggcacaataaatgattgtctgtTATATgggaattttcagaatttgggacaccccaattagcgaaagttgttaacaaaaattaactcattgtcagttttgtgacgataattaagcatgaaatttctataaaaatattgtttttgtgttaataacataaactttaagcgataatctacattcagaatgtgaaaaaagtaaatttttagacggattttatgcttaactgtcgtcacgaaactgacagttcgctaattggggtgtcccaaattctgaaaatgcccatgttTGACATAGGCTAAGCTaccaatatttattgattttgggtattaaaagtgtacgatgactacgtacttaaaatgtgattttttttttattttggccgccgaaaacgctgtcggccgtgtagtgacgtcactATACGAACCACCTCATGTcgaatcaatcactgacataatgccAATGCCATAATGAAAtctattaagtatttttattgcagGCCAAAAATCGACAGAAGATACCAGCAGTAAGGACAGTAAAGAAGAGAAGGAGGTAGCGCTAGAACCCTCGCTGCAGGCTGATATGGACGAATTTTTAGAAGAGTGCTTCAAGGAAGGCAGCTTGGTATGTTAATACATAGTTGTGATTTTTCATTCGTTAGCAAGTCATTCGCTGCTCTTTAGGAGTCTTTGGTTTTTTCGTAACTTAGAATGGTGCattaaatattatacaataaagtGGAATTGAGGATTAtcgtaattataaatttacggtaaataataaaaaatcaacaataaggtacagcggggcaaatctcgactggggggcaattgtaactaatctctattttttccattattatactaTGATGTCGAGTTCTACATGCATCCACTGagcacgcctaccatatataaccggtggacactatttaataatgcaaacatggaagaaatggaccagttacatttgacaGATACAAATTTGCCTCGCCGTACCTTACATAATTAACAACAGACTTAGAATAATGTTTCGCCCTAAACTAAAACCGGTTACAGGTTAGGTCAGTGAGTATACTCTGtgaaacaagtctgtcagtaaataagaactaagaaaactatagttaTCCTTTTCTccagcaccctaaagaaaaggatgcatacagttttatttaagagttttgaatgattcacggttattttcattagacttatatcgaccgggatatagaccgtgattacctttttgatttttgtcgagctctcgatatttcgacgcagttgcatgcatcatgatcacggaaaactgacgaaggcgggtggatgttaaagttgcgtCGAAATagcgggagctcgacaaaaatcaaaaaggtaatcacggtctatatcccggtcaatataagtcagttttatttatttatttattttatttttatttcttatttcttctatttcttttttatttctttttttttcttatttgttttctttgttcttatttactgacaggctcgtttgacagagtatagtagtTAATGTTTGTGTTTTCGCAGGATTCGTTCTGCCAGATCCTGTACATGTACCTGTCGGAGGGCGTGCCGGTGCAGTGCGCGCAGGCGGGCTCGGGCCGCACCGGGCTCATGGCGGCCGCCGCGCACGGGCTCGCCGACACCGCGCGCCAGCTGCTGCAGATCGGTGCGTAAAGCCAAACACataatatataactccgtatagacaaataaagtctaagaaaaaaacgtacctcagtaccatacagaaaaaggtacggtggcctagatggccacctttgggggacgctcggctaaatggcgctaatattaatatttgacattttaaaacatatcgagctaaaaatatgggccaaattgtcaaaactgaggttcaaaagttttaagcctctgtcaagagatggcagtctatgcactgtgattacacattttacttcgacagtaactctctataatactctatcctctttggtaaaGCTTACACACTACCGCACCCTACACGATCGAAGTAAGGTCATGAGCTCACTCATGCGTGACCTTGGTTCACTCATACAAGTCAGTTGCGGCTTTTACCTGCTTACCGCTCTGCCTACTACCCTTACCTTACAAATGCATAAATTTTGGGATGATTTCACTACATCAATATGTTATAATAACAAAACTACCGTGaaacactgacatattaaacatgtgtAAAATCGGATCACTCACGTGACATTGTCgaatcgctcgacatgtttcgctccgtaacgagaaGTATTTTCAATCATCTATACGTTAATTACTTATTTAACCACACACGAGTTGTAATATGTGTATCATCGTTCAACTCTTTCATTCAGGTGCGGACCCGACCGTAAAAGACAAGAACGGCAAGACCGCCCGCGACTACGCGCTCGAGGCGGGACACGGCGAGTGCGCCGCGctgctcgcttcgctcggcgtCGTCGAGGACCCTAAAGACACCGAGGACGACGCCGCCGACAACTTCCTCCTGGACATATATCACCACAGCGTCTCCGAGGACTTCATCGATCACGACCTCATGCTGGCCCTCATCAAACACATACACATCAACCTACCCAAAGGCAGCATACTCGTCTTCCTACCCGGATACGATGATATAGTGACCCTAAGGGACTTAGTACAGAATTGCACGGAAATGAACGCGTTGAAATATCAAATTTTCACCCTCCATAGTAACATGCAGACGCTCGATCAGAAGAAAGTGTTTAACCCCCTTCCGAACGCAAGAAAAATTATCATCTCGACCAACATAGCGGAGACATCCATAACTATAGACGACGTAGTGTATGTCGTGGATTCGTGTAAAGTGAAGGAAAAGTACTACGAATCTACCGGTGGAGTGTGTTCTTTACAGTGCGTGTGGACTTCTAGGGCCGGTTGCCAGCAGCGCGCTGGCCGCGCCGGCCGCACCAAACCTGGCCACTGCTTCCATATGTGCTCCCGGCGAAGGTTCCAGACTCTACCGCTCAACTCCATCCCCGAAATCTTGAGGGTGCCTCTCCAAGAGCTGTGCCTTCATACGAAGCTGCTAGCCTCTGGAAATACGCCTATAGCGGACTTCTTGTCAAAAGCGCTGGAACCCCCTTCGTTCCTGGCTGTTCGGAACGCCGTGACCTTATTAAAGACCATAGGAGCGTTGACTCCTATGGAAGATTTGACAGAAATCGGGCAGCATCTGCTAGATTTGACAGTGGAACCGAAATTAGGAAAGATGCTTCTCTACGCATGCGTTATGAAATGCCTCGATCCAATCCTGACTATCGTCTGCAGCCTGGCCAATAAGGAGCCGTTCCAGATCTCTATGAACCCGGAGAACAGAAAGCGGGGGAGTACGGCGCGGAGGGAATTCGCGGCGGACTGTTATTCCGACCACATGGCGCTGTTGCGAGCGTTCCAAGCGTGGCAGAGTGCCAGAGCGAACGGCGCGGAAAGAGCGTTCTGCGCTAAGAACTTGATATGCGGAGCAACGATGGAAATGATAGTCGGATACAGAGCGCAGTTACTCGCCCAGCTCCGAGCGCTCTGCCTAGTCAAAGCAAGAGGTTCTGGCGACATTAAAGACGTCAATCTCAACTCTGAAAAATGGCACGTCGTCAAAGCCGTCCTAGTGAGCGGTCTGTACCCATCAACAGCACGTGTCGACCGAGAATCGGGTACGTTAAGGACTTCTAAAGAAGTGAAAGTGGCCTTCCATCCGAGCTCGACTTTACACCGAGGCGACGGTATATCTGGCGCTCAAAAATCCGTGCAAAACTTACCGACGGACTGGGTCGTGTTTGAGGAGATATCCAGAGCGGGGCGGTTCTGCTTCATACGATGCAACACGCTGGTGACACCCCTGACTGTGGCCTTATTCGGCGGGCCTTTGCGATTACCTCCCGGGGCTTTAACACAGCGAGCGAACCCACCAGGGTTGTCGAGCGATTCTGATAGCGAAGCAGACGAGAATAACTCCTCACCTGACACTGCAGTGCTGACCCTAGATGACTGGATGGCGTTTACCGCGGACGCATCAGACGCTATAAGCGTCTACTACTTGAGGCAGAAGCTTTGCGCGTTGGTTATCCGTCGCATGTCGAATCCAGCCAAACCGATGACGCCTCTAGACGAGCAGATCCTGAGTGCAGTCGTGCACGTTTTAGCAgctgaagagaaaaacgtgggACTCAATCAGCCGTCAGGGATCGGTCAGAGACCTAAGCCGTTAACGATGGATGCTCCAAGCTGGCGAACTAGGGCTGAAGAAGAGCAGTACAGGCATGATGGGAAGTACTACCCGCAGCAGTATCAGCAGGACTACCAGCAGAATTACTATCAGAACCAGAACCCGTACTACCAAAACGTAAGTGCCTTACTTCTACcatattattatgatttttttaaataaataaatacaatgtaGCACAATACAATATGGCAATGTAAGCTTGCACTTTCAAGGTTCACTTTCTGTCTATAGTGTCTATATGAAACAGTTAGTTTTTTATCCCagaggcaggcaagcatggtcgcccGATAAATGATAACCCTACActagcactatttgtaagtgcgatagagatggccagatgttttatcatttgtcgcgcgaccatacttgcctgcctggtttcaataaaatatgtaaatattacaGTGAGTCTCGCTTTCTCTAATTTTATTTGCTTGGTTTGAATTTGTATTGTCatatacagtgtggaaaaatcgaatgccacatcaatggcaactaccttaaatattgtaaatagcacattttgtgtaagggagactttcctttgtttttaaaaacaataaattctgcaatTAAGGATTTATggaaaatcgcttgcctcagtcgggactcgaaccggtcaaatgtgacaaaaaataacgtgccgtattttatgatgcagattgaaagggttgctgataaggttcatttttctctaaataacgaatacaatcagaataacggaaggccaCGAAAATctggcacgttattttttgtcacacgATCTTCATCGCGTTTGAATTCTCAACATATCTCTTCTCTTGTAGCGAAACGGTGTCCGTCCCGGGTGGCGATCAGACACACCGTCCTACTCTCAATATTCGGGCCCCAAGAGTCCTCCGGCTAGCAATGCCTTACTCGCCAATATAGAGAAAGCTGGTTCTCGAGCGCGGTACTTCATAGCTAGGGATGAGGGAGACGGCACTAGTACTGGCCTCCCGTTCGCACCCGCCACCACGGCCAAGCTTATGAAAGTCAAACAGGTTAGTGCCACTTTAATAGTAAGCTAGATTACTCTCGATACTCGGGTTTGAAAGGCCCTCCTGCCAGCAATGCGTTACTCGCCAACATAGAAAAGGCTGGCTTTCCAGCGCGGTACTTCATAGCGAGATGACGGGGACGGCACTAGTAGTGGCCTCCCGTTCGCACCCGCCACCACGGCCAAGCTTATGAAAGTCAAACAGGTTAGTGCCACTGTAGTTACAATAAGCCGGTCTACTGTCGATTCCGGTGTGTTACTGGTCAATATTCAAAAGGCTGGTTCTCGAGCGCGGTACTTCATAGCTAAGGATGAGGGAGACGGCACTAATAGTGGCCTCCCGTTTGCACCCGCCACCACAGCTAAGCTTATGAAAGTCAAACAGGTTAGTCACTGCCACTGTTCTATAGTTATAGCTCGTCGTCTTACTCTGAATACTAAGGACCACCGACCAGTACTTTTACGCTTATATgtagttacaatattttacttAATTTCAGGAGGGTCACCAAGTTATAGTATTCGTGGCGCGTGAGTCAGCGACAAAGTTTGTGGGTTGCGCCGCACTAGGCGATAACGGACTAGAATGGTTGTGCACACACCATCTGCCTTACCACGCAGTGAGGTAAGCAGATTAGTAGAAATAGGAAAAGTAATTTCTTCTTTCTTCTGTTTGAGGCAAAATTGAATCAGAggtattgaaaataaataaataaatattggg contains:
- the LOC125234121 gene encoding 3'-5' RNA helicase YTHDC2-like isoform X1, which codes for MEKIGQSIGYQIRLESRVSPRTVLTYCTNGLLLRTLMCTDTQLAGVTHVFVDEVHERDKFSDFLLIALRDALPRCKDLKLILMSATMDTQIFSRYFNNCPVITIPGRLHEVQRYYLEDILKLTQYRTKKMVQAERELKNKLKSGQSYWSHLEGQKSTEDTSSKDSKEEKEVALEPSLQADMDEFLEECFKEGSLDSFCQILYMYLSEGVPVQCAQAGSGRTGLMAAAAHGLADTARQLLQIGADPTVKDKNGKTARDYALEAGHGECAALLASLGVVEDPKDTEDDAADNFLLDIYHHSVSEDFIDHDLMLALIKHIHINLPKGSILVFLPGYDDIVTLRDLVQNCTEMNALKYQIFTLHSNMQTLDQKKVFNPLPNARKIIISTNIAETSITIDDVVYVVDSCKVKEKYYESTGGVCSLQCVWTSRAGCQQRAGRAGRTKPGHCFHMCSRRRFQTLPLNSIPEILRVPLQELCLHTKLLASGNTPIADFLSKALEPPSFLAVRNAVTLLKTIGALTPMEDLTEIGQHLLDLTVEPKLGKMLLYACVMKCLDPILTIVCSLANKEPFQISMNPENRKRGSTARREFAADCYSDHMALLRAFQAWQSARANGAERAFCAKNLICGATMEMIVGYRAQLLAQLRALCLVKARGSGDIKDVNLNSEKWHVVKAVLVSGLYPSTARVDRESGTLRTSKEVKVAFHPSSTLHRGDGISGAQKSVQNLPTDWVVFEEISRAGRFCFIRCNTLVTPLTVALFGGPLRLPPGALTQRANPPGLSSDSDSEADENNSSPDTAVLTLDDWMAFTADASDAISVYYLRQKLCALVIRRMSNPAKPMTPLDEQILSAVVHVLAAEEKNVGLNQPSGIGQRPKPLTMDAPSWRTRAEEEQYRHDGKYYPQQYQQDYQQNYYQNQNPYYQNRNGVRPGWRSDTPSYSQYSGPKSPPASNALLANIEKAGSRARYFIARDEGDGTSTGLPFAPATTAKLMKVKQEGHQVIVFVARESATKFVGCAALGDNGLEWLCTHHLPYHAVRHLCNSLAGNSRVVSGGDGAELCAASARALHAALRARRPHAHAHPHTHRPHNKHAQ
- the LOC125234121 gene encoding 3'-5' RNA helicase YTHDC2-like isoform X2 encodes the protein MSSKKGKRNLGNKHFPIAESVSIALKIQLDKFLSDENETELKFPTFLSAQERGFIHETVAKLGLKSKSRGKGVNRFLTIYKRTGSTIIQNDAKLILDSNMRCSITELFNTFPITSKEKDDLSCCPEKERSPQMAHKPMGQLNNGVAQVPSTIYNPDLVKFREKLPVYEQRQELLNAITHNQVIIVAGATGCGKTTQLPQLVLEHCQQHKQPARIYCTQPRRLSAVSVAERVAYERMEKIGQSIGYQIRLESRVSPRTVLTYCTNGLLLRTLMCTDTQLAGVTHVFVDEVHERDKFSDFLLIALRDALPRCKDLKLILMSATMDTQIFSRYFNNCPVITIPGRLHEVQRYYLEDILKLTQYRTKKMVQAERELKNKLKSGQSYWSHLEGQKSTEDTSSKDSKEEKEVALEPSLQADMDEFLEECFKEGSLDSFCQILYMYLSEGVPVQCAQAGSGRTGLMAAAAHGLADTARQLLQIGADPTVKDKNGKTARDYALEAGHGECAALLASLGVVEDPKDTEDDAADNFLLDIYHHSVSEDFIDHDLMLALIKHIHINLPKGSILVFLPGYDDIVTLRDLVQNCTEMNALKYQIFTLHSNMQTLDQKKVFNPLPNARKIIISTNIAETSITIDDVVYVVDSCKVKEKYYESTGGVCSLQCVWTSRAGCQQRAGRAGRTKPGHCFHMCSRRRFQTLPLNSIPEILRVPLQELCLHTKLLASGNTPIADFLSKALEPPSFLAVRNAVTLLKTIGALTPMEDLTEIGQHLLDLTVEPKLGKMLLYACVMKCLDPILTIVCSLANKEPFQISMNPENRKRGSTARREFAADCYSDHMALLRAFQAWQSARANGAERAFCAKNLICGATMEMIVGYRAQLLAQLRALCLVKARGSGDIKDVNLNSEKWHVVKAVLVSGLYPSTARVDRESGTLRTSKEVKVAFHPSSTLHRGDGISGAQKSVQNLPTDWVVFEEISRAGRFCFIRCNTLVTPLTVALFGGPLRLPPGALTQRANPPGLSSDSDSEADENNSSPDTAVLTLDDWMAFTADASDAISVYYLRQKLCALVIRRMSNPAKPMTPLDEQILSAVVHVLAAEEKNVGLNQPSGIGQRPKPLTMDAPSWRTRAEEEQYRHDGKYYPQQYQQDYQQNYYQNQNPYYQNRNGVRPGWRSDTPSYSQYSGPKSPPASNALLANIEKAGSRARYFIARDEGDGTSTGLPFAPATTAKLMKVKQEGHQVIVFVARESATKFVGCAALGDNGLEWLCTHHLPYHAVRHLCNSLAGNSRVVSGGDGAELCAASARALHAALRARRPHAHAHPHTHRPHNKHAQ